One stretch of Equus przewalskii isolate Varuska chromosome 9, EquPr2, whole genome shotgun sequence DNA includes these proteins:
- the LOC139073274 gene encoding kallikrein-4-like isoform X4, translating to MGRIINGEDCSPYSQPWQAALFTEEEFFCGGVLVHPQWVLSAAHCFQNSYTIGLGLHSLEDNHEEGSCMMDANLSIQHPEYNKPFLANDLMLIKLKESVIQSATIRNISIASQCPTPGDSCLVSGWGLLKNGSQPNVLQCVNISVVSDESCSAHYDALYHPSMFCAGGGQDQKDSCKGDSGGPVVCNGYLQGLVSFGQAQCGQPYVPGVYTNLCKFTDWIQKTIQAS from the exons ATGGGCCGGATCATAAACGGCGAAGACTGCAGCCCTTACTCGCAGCCCTGGCAGGCCGCACTGTTCACGGAAGAGGAGTTCTTCTGCGGGGGCGTCCTGGTGCACCCGCAATGGGTGCTGTCGGCCGCGCACTGTTTTCAGAA CTCCTACACCATCGGGCTCGGCCTGCACAGCCTTGAGGACAACCACGAAGAAGGCAGCTGCATGATGGACGCCAACCTCTCCATACAGCACCCAGAGTACAACAAGCCCTTTTTAGCCAACGACCTCATGCTCATCAAGTTGAAAGAATCGGTGATCCAGTCGGCCACCATCCGCAACATCAGCATCGCCTCCCAGTGCCCCACCCCTGGGGATTCTTGCCTCGTCTCGGGCTGGGGTCTGCTGAAGAACG GCAGCCAGCCCAACGTGCTCCAGTGCGTGAATATCTCGGTGGTGTCGGATGAGAGCTGCAGTGCGCACTATGACGCCTTGTACCACCCCAGCATGTTCTGCGCTGGCGGAGGACAGGACCAAAAGGACTCCTGCAAA GGTGACTCTGGGGGCCCCGTGGTCTGCAACGGGTACCTGCAGGGCCTCGTGTCTTTCGGACAAGCCCAGTGTGGCCAACCCTACGTTCCAGGTGTCTACACCAACCTCTGCAAGTTCACGGACTGGATCCAGAAAACCATCCAGGCCAGTTAA
- the LOC139073274 gene encoding kallikrein-4-like isoform X1 — protein MCPWGQAGPAGDAYKPHGDPVGGSRRELSWAQHPGAPRQPGADRMTTAGSPWGWFLGCLLLSVTALTPPPGCLASMGRIINGEDCSPYSQPWQAALFTEEEFFCGGVLVHPQWVLSAAHCFQNSYTIGLGLHSLEDNHEEGSCMMDANLSIQHPEYNKPFLANDLMLIKLKESVIQSATIRNISIASQCPTPGDSCLVSGWGLLKNGSQPNVLQCVNISVVSDESCSAHYDALYHPSMFCAGGGQDQKDSCKGDSGGPVVCNGYLQGLVSFGQAQCGQPYVPGVYTNLCKFTDWIQKTIQAS, from the exons ATGTGTCCCTGGGGGCAGGCCGGCCCAGCTGGGGATGCTTATAAGCCCCACGGGGACCCGGTAGGAGGCAGCAGGCGGGAGCTCAGCTGGGCGCAGCATCCAGGAGCCCCGAGGCAGCCAG GTGCCGACAGGATGACCACAGCAGGAAGCCCCTGGGGCTGGTTCCTGGGGTGCCTACTCCTCAGTGTCACAG ccctgacTCCGCCCCCAGGATGCCTGGCCTCCATGGGCCGGATCATAAACGGCGAAGACTGCAGCCCTTACTCGCAGCCCTGGCAGGCCGCACTGTTCACGGAAGAGGAGTTCTTCTGCGGGGGCGTCCTGGTGCACCCGCAATGGGTGCTGTCGGCCGCGCACTGTTTTCAGAA CTCCTACACCATCGGGCTCGGCCTGCACAGCCTTGAGGACAACCACGAAGAAGGCAGCTGCATGATGGACGCCAACCTCTCCATACAGCACCCAGAGTACAACAAGCCCTTTTTAGCCAACGACCTCATGCTCATCAAGTTGAAAGAATCGGTGATCCAGTCGGCCACCATCCGCAACATCAGCATCGCCTCCCAGTGCCCCACCCCTGGGGATTCTTGCCTCGTCTCGGGCTGGGGTCTGCTGAAGAACG GCAGCCAGCCCAACGTGCTCCAGTGCGTGAATATCTCGGTGGTGTCGGATGAGAGCTGCAGTGCGCACTATGACGCCTTGTACCACCCCAGCATGTTCTGCGCTGGCGGAGGACAGGACCAAAAGGACTCCTGCAAA GGTGACTCTGGGGGCCCCGTGGTCTGCAACGGGTACCTGCAGGGCCTCGTGTCTTTCGGACAAGCCCAGTGTGGCCAACCCTACGTTCCAGGTGTCTACACCAACCTCTGCAAGTTCACGGACTGGATCCAGAAAACCATCCAGGCCAGTTAA
- the LOC139073274 gene encoding kallikrein-4-like isoform X2, which yields MCPWGQAGPAGDAYKPHGDPVGGSRRELSWAQHPGAPRQPGADRMTTAGSPWGWFLGCLLLSVTGCLASMGRIINGEDCSPYSQPWQAALFTEEEFFCGGVLVHPQWVLSAAHCFQNSYTIGLGLHSLEDNHEEGSCMMDANLSIQHPEYNKPFLANDLMLIKLKESVIQSATIRNISIASQCPTPGDSCLVSGWGLLKNGSQPNVLQCVNISVVSDESCSAHYDALYHPSMFCAGGGQDQKDSCKGDSGGPVVCNGYLQGLVSFGQAQCGQPYVPGVYTNLCKFTDWIQKTIQAS from the exons ATGTGTCCCTGGGGGCAGGCCGGCCCAGCTGGGGATGCTTATAAGCCCCACGGGGACCCGGTAGGAGGCAGCAGGCGGGAGCTCAGCTGGGCGCAGCATCCAGGAGCCCCGAGGCAGCCAG GTGCCGACAGGATGACCACAGCAGGAAGCCCCTGGGGCTGGTTCCTGGGGTGCCTACTCCTCAGTGTCACAG GATGCCTGGCCTCCATGGGCCGGATCATAAACGGCGAAGACTGCAGCCCTTACTCGCAGCCCTGGCAGGCCGCACTGTTCACGGAAGAGGAGTTCTTCTGCGGGGGCGTCCTGGTGCACCCGCAATGGGTGCTGTCGGCCGCGCACTGTTTTCAGAA CTCCTACACCATCGGGCTCGGCCTGCACAGCCTTGAGGACAACCACGAAGAAGGCAGCTGCATGATGGACGCCAACCTCTCCATACAGCACCCAGAGTACAACAAGCCCTTTTTAGCCAACGACCTCATGCTCATCAAGTTGAAAGAATCGGTGATCCAGTCGGCCACCATCCGCAACATCAGCATCGCCTCCCAGTGCCCCACCCCTGGGGATTCTTGCCTCGTCTCGGGCTGGGGTCTGCTGAAGAACG GCAGCCAGCCCAACGTGCTCCAGTGCGTGAATATCTCGGTGGTGTCGGATGAGAGCTGCAGTGCGCACTATGACGCCTTGTACCACCCCAGCATGTTCTGCGCTGGCGGAGGACAGGACCAAAAGGACTCCTGCAAA GGTGACTCTGGGGGCCCCGTGGTCTGCAACGGGTACCTGCAGGGCCTCGTGTCTTTCGGACAAGCCCAGTGTGGCCAACCCTACGTTCCAGGTGTCTACACCAACCTCTGCAAGTTCACGGACTGGATCCAGAAAACCATCCAGGCCAGTTAA
- the LOC139073274 gene encoding kallikrein-4-like isoform X3: protein MCPWGQAGPAGDAYKPHGDPVGGSRRELSWAQHPGAPRQPGADRMTTAGSPWGWFLGCLLLSVTGCLASMGRIINGEDCSPYSQPWQAALFTEEEFFCGGVLVHPQWVLSAAHCFQNSYTIGLGLHSLEDNHEEGSCMMDANLSIQHPEYNKPFLANDLMLIKLKESVIQSATIRNISIASQCPTPGDSCLVSGWGLLKNGELRRGDSGGPVVCNGYLQGLVSFGQAQCGQPYVPGVYTNLCKFTDWIQKTIQAS, encoded by the exons ATGTGTCCCTGGGGGCAGGCCGGCCCAGCTGGGGATGCTTATAAGCCCCACGGGGACCCGGTAGGAGGCAGCAGGCGGGAGCTCAGCTGGGCGCAGCATCCAGGAGCCCCGAGGCAGCCAG GTGCCGACAGGATGACCACAGCAGGAAGCCCCTGGGGCTGGTTCCTGGGGTGCCTACTCCTCAGTGTCACAG GATGCCTGGCCTCCATGGGCCGGATCATAAACGGCGAAGACTGCAGCCCTTACTCGCAGCCCTGGCAGGCCGCACTGTTCACGGAAGAGGAGTTCTTCTGCGGGGGCGTCCTGGTGCACCCGCAATGGGTGCTGTCGGCCGCGCACTGTTTTCAGAA CTCCTACACCATCGGGCTCGGCCTGCACAGCCTTGAGGACAACCACGAAGAAGGCAGCTGCATGATGGACGCCAACCTCTCCATACAGCACCCAGAGTACAACAAGCCCTTTTTAGCCAACGACCTCATGCTCATCAAGTTGAAAGAATCGGTGATCCAGTCGGCCACCATCCGCAACATCAGCATCGCCTCCCAGTGCCCCACCCCTGGGGATTCTTGCCTCGTCTCGGGCTGGGGTCTGCTGAAGAACGGTGAGCTGAGGAGG GGTGACTCTGGGGGCCCCGTGGTCTGCAACGGGTACCTGCAGGGCCTCGTGTCTTTCGGACAAGCCCAGTGTGGCCAACCCTACGTTCCAGGTGTCTACACCAACCTCTGCAAGTTCACGGACTGGATCCAGAAAACCATCCAGGCCAGTTAA